In the Pseudomonas sp. DTU_2021_1001937_2_SI_NGA_ILE_001 genome, one interval contains:
- a CDS encoding LysE family translocator, giving the protein MTQYLPFLLFAFVASITPGPTNILVLSHSALHGLGTALRLTLGACAGAALIVFLVGLGLGEALQNLPWLQRLMGWAGALWISRLAWQLWRSAPAAVSAQTGGQVMGAWGGAGLQAINPKTWMMALAVVSVFAGAQASAADYGLYATLFCLVAIPCLAAWALLGQGVMRMLDSPQAMQRFNRCMALLLLVSAWVGLLA; this is encoded by the coding sequence ATGACCCAGTACCTGCCCTTCCTGCTGTTCGCTTTCGTCGCCTCGATCACCCCCGGCCCGACCAACATCCTAGTGCTCAGCCACAGCGCCCTGCACGGCCTGGGCACCGCCTTGCGCCTGACCCTGGGGGCCTGCGCGGGTGCGGCGCTGATCGTCTTTCTCGTCGGGCTTGGCCTGGGCGAAGCGCTGCAGAACCTGCCCTGGCTGCAACGCCTGATGGGCTGGGCCGGCGCGCTGTGGATCAGCCGGCTGGCCTGGCAACTGTGGCGTAGCGCACCGGCGGCGGTCAGCGCGCAGACTGGCGGCCAGGTGATGGGCGCCTGGGGCGGTGCCGGGTTGCAGGCCATCAACCCCAAGACCTGGATGATGGCCCTGGCGGTGGTCAGCGTATTCGCCGGTGCCCAGGCCAGCGCCGCCGATTACGGCCTGTACGCCACGCTGTTCTGCCTGGTGGCCATACCCTGCCTGGCGGCCTGGGCGCTGCTTGGCCAGGGCGTGATGAGGATGCTGGACTCACCCCAGGCCATGCAGCGCTTCAACCGCTGCATGGCGCTGCTGTTGCTGGTGTCGGCCTGGGTGGGCCTGCTGGCCTGA
- a CDS encoding amino acid permease, which translates to MISPDSNGQLAQGFKPRHVTMLSIAGIIGAGLFVGSGHAIAAAGPATILSYFCSGLLVVLVMRMLGEMAVANPDTGSFSTYADQAIGPWAGFTIGWLYWWFWVLVIPIEALAAGHVLHQWFPQVDAWLFALLSIVLLAATNLFSVAKYGEFEFWFALFKVTAIIGFISLGFAVLMGWVPGREVSGLSTLMQNHGGFAPNGWSAVVGAFITVMFSFIGTEAVTIAAAESASPARNIAKATRSVIWRIGVFYILSVFVIISVVPWNDPQLTVVGSYQRALEIMDIPFAKFMVDVVVLVAVGSCMNSSIYISSRMLFSLGKRGEAPAAVRKTSGVGVPRMAVYASTVIGAIITVVSYFAPAGLFEFLLASSGAIALLVYLVIAISQLRMRRMLTRQNVEIALPMWLFPWLTYAVILFISGALVVMMFTPEHRAEITSTISLALVISLIGIFVAGRHGHAQRPATLPEAD; encoded by the coding sequence ATGATCAGCCCTGATTCCAACGGCCAGCTGGCGCAAGGCTTCAAGCCGCGCCATGTGACCATGCTCTCGATCGCCGGCATCATCGGCGCCGGCCTGTTCGTCGGCTCCGGCCACGCCATCGCCGCCGCCGGCCCGGCCACCATCCTTTCCTATTTCTGTTCCGGCCTGCTGGTCGTGCTGGTCATGCGCATGCTCGGCGAAATGGCGGTCGCCAACCCGGACACCGGCTCGTTTTCCACCTACGCCGACCAGGCCATCGGCCCTTGGGCGGGCTTCACCATCGGCTGGCTGTACTGGTGGTTCTGGGTGCTGGTGATCCCCATCGAAGCCCTGGCCGCCGGCCACGTGCTGCACCAGTGGTTTCCCCAGGTGGATGCCTGGTTGTTCGCCTTGCTGTCCATCGTGCTGCTGGCGGCCACCAACCTGTTCAGCGTGGCCAAGTACGGCGAGTTCGAGTTCTGGTTCGCGTTGTTCAAGGTCACCGCGATCATCGGCTTCATCAGCCTGGGCTTCGCGGTACTGATGGGCTGGGTGCCGGGGCGTGAGGTCAGCGGTCTGAGCACGCTGATGCAGAACCACGGCGGCTTCGCCCCCAACGGCTGGTCGGCGGTGGTCGGTGCGTTCATCACCGTGATGTTCAGCTTCATCGGCACCGAGGCGGTGACCATCGCCGCCGCCGAGTCGGCCAGCCCGGCACGCAACATCGCCAAGGCGACCCGTTCGGTGATCTGGCGTATCGGTGTGTTCTACATCCTCTCGGTGTTCGTGATCATCTCGGTGGTGCCGTGGAACGACCCGCAGTTGACCGTGGTGGGTTCCTACCAGCGGGCGCTGGAAATCATGGACATTCCCTTCGCCAAGTTCATGGTCGACGTGGTGGTGCTGGTCGCCGTGGGCAGCTGCATGAACTCGTCGATCTACATCTCCTCGCGCATGCTGTTCTCGCTGGGCAAGCGTGGCGAAGCGCCGGCGGCGGTACGCAAGACCTCCGGGGTGGGCGTGCCGCGCATGGCGGTGTACGCCAGCACGGTCATCGGCGCGATCATTACCGTGGTCAGCTATTTCGCCCCCGCCGGGCTGTTCGAGTTCCTGCTCGCCAGCTCCGGGGCCATCGCCCTGCTGGTGTACCTGGTGATCGCCATTTCGCAACTGCGCATGCGCCGCATGCTGACTCGGCAGAACGTCGAGATCGCCCTGCCGATGTGGTTGTTCCCCTGGCTGACCTACGCGGTGATCCTGTTCATTTCCGGCGCCCTGGTGGTGATGATGTTCACCCCCGAGCACCGCGCGGAAATCACTTCGACCATCAGCCTGGCCCTGGTGATTTCGCTGATCGGCATCTTCGTCGCCGGCCGCCACGGCCACGCCCAGCGGCCTGCGACGCTGCCCGAGGCGGACTGA
- a CDS encoding cupin domain-containing protein, whose amino-acid sequence MSQKPITVLRDTTPLPVVDACKWERIEGEPHTVNLNAYTSEDGSKIMGTWICTPGKWRVEYVKWEYCDFQEGYCIITPDGQEPIHLKAGDKFIVEVGMKGTWEVVETVRKYFVFA is encoded by the coding sequence ATGAGCCAGAAACCCATCACCGTCCTGCGCGACACCACTCCCTTGCCTGTCGTCGATGCCTGCAAATGGGAGCGCATCGAAGGTGAGCCGCATACCGTCAACCTGAATGCCTACACTTCCGAAGACGGCTCGAAGATCATGGGCACCTGGATCTGCACGCCGGGCAAATGGCGGGTCGAGTATGTGAAGTGGGAATACTGCGACTTCCAGGAAGGCTATTGCATCATCACCCCGGACGGCCAGGAGCCGATCCACCTCAAGGCCGGTGACAAGTTCATCGTCGAAGTCGGCATGAAAGGCACCTGGGAAGTGGTCGAGACCGTGCGCAAGTACTTCGTCTTCGCCTGA
- a CDS encoding prepilin-type N-terminal cleavage/methylation domain-containing protein: MNAQKGFTLIELMIVVAIVGILAAVAIPSYQNYTRKAAYTEVLSAMASVKTAVGVCLVQTTDRADCDTAGEVGTVLPSGVTTGAVNTIAIGTNAAITATPNAFKGIATTDTCTLTPSAAGAGAVWTYSGACVTNGYVRAN; encoded by the coding sequence ATGAATGCACAAAAAGGTTTTACCCTGATCGAGCTGATGATCGTTGTGGCGATCGTCGGCATTCTGGCGGCGGTAGCGATTCCGTCTTATCAGAACTACACCCGTAAGGCGGCGTATACCGAAGTGCTGTCTGCGATGGCTTCGGTGAAGACTGCGGTGGGTGTATGTCTTGTACAAACTACTGACCGCGCTGACTGCGATACTGCTGGAGAGGTTGGAACCGTTCTGCCTAGTGGAGTAACAACTGGTGCTGTCAATACTATTGCTATTGGCACCAACGCTGCTATTACTGCAACTCCTAATGCGTTCAAAGGTATTGCCACCACTGACACTTGCACTCTGACTCCATCGGCTGCTGGCGCGGGCGCGGTCTGGACTTACAGTGGGGCATGTGTAACTAACGGTTATGTTAGGGCTAACTAA
- the pilB gene encoding type IV-A pilus assembly ATPase PilB translates to MSDVVLSGLAKQLVASELLSEKAAQQATQQARRDKVSLVSYLVQHKLVGSRVLAEVAAEQFGMPFMDLNSLDKDSQPKSLVSEKLVRQHHALPLWRRGNKLFIGVSDPSNHQAVTDIQFSTGLNTEAILVEDDKLSDAIERFFDSGAALGDMGDVDLNLDLEPSDNLKETALSAETDAEDAPVVRFVNKMLLDAIRLGSSDLHFEPYEKTYRVRFRTDGILHEAARPPIQLAGRIAARLKVMASLDISERRKPQDGRVKLRISKSKAIDFRMNTLPTLWGEKIVMRILDSASAQMGIDALGYEPEQKALYLEALKQPQGMILVTGPTGSGKTVSLYTGLNILNTVGINISTAEDPVEINLEGINQVNVNARYGMDFAQALRAFLRQDPDVIMVGEIRDLETAEIAIKASQTGHLVLSTLHTNSAAETLTRLHHMGVAAFNIATSIHLIIAQRLARKLCPHCKKAVDVPHDTLLKEGFSEAQLGTFTLYAPVGCDHCNGGYRGRVGIYEVVKKTPQLEKIIMEEGNALEISAQMRRDGFNDLRTSGLHKVMQGVTSLEEINRVTKD, encoded by the coding sequence ATGTCCGATGTCGTTCTCAGCGGTCTGGCCAAGCAATTGGTCGCGTCCGAGCTTCTTAGCGAAAAAGCCGCGCAACAGGCCACCCAGCAGGCACGCCGCGACAAGGTTTCTCTGGTCAGCTACCTGGTGCAGCACAAGCTGGTCGGCAGCCGGGTGTTGGCCGAAGTGGCTGCCGAGCAGTTCGGCATGCCGTTCATGGACCTCAACAGCCTGGACAAGGACAGCCAGCCCAAGAGCCTGGTCAGCGAGAAGCTGGTGCGCCAGCACCATGCCCTGCCGCTGTGGCGGCGTGGCAACAAGCTGTTCATCGGCGTCTCCGACCCGTCAAACCACCAGGCGGTCACCGATATCCAGTTCAGCACTGGCCTGAACACCGAGGCCATCCTGGTCGAGGACGACAAGCTCAGCGACGCCATCGAGCGCTTCTTCGACAGCGGCGCCGCCCTGGGCGACATGGGCGACGTCGACCTCAACCTCGACCTGGAACCCAGCGATAACCTAAAGGAAACCGCCCTCAGCGCCGAAACCGACGCCGAAGACGCGCCGGTGGTGCGCTTCGTCAACAAGATGCTACTGGATGCCATCCGCCTCGGCTCATCGGACCTGCACTTCGAGCCCTATGAAAAGACCTACCGCGTGCGCTTTCGCACCGACGGCATCCTGCACGAGGCGGCGCGTCCGCCCATCCAGCTGGCCGGGCGTATTGCCGCGCGCCTGAAGGTCATGGCCAGCCTGGACATCTCCGAGCGCCGCAAGCCGCAGGACGGCCGGGTCAAGCTGCGCATTTCCAAGAGCAAGGCCATCGACTTCCGGATGAACACCCTGCCGACCCTGTGGGGCGAGAAGATCGTGATGCGGATCCTCGACTCGGCCAGCGCGCAGATGGGCATCGACGCCCTGGGCTACGAGCCGGAACAGAAGGCCCTGTACCTGGAGGCGCTCAAGCAGCCGCAAGGCATGATTCTGGTCACCGGCCCCACCGGCTCGGGCAAGACGGTGTCGCTGTACACCGGGCTGAACATCCTCAACACCGTGGGCATCAACATTTCCACCGCCGAAGACCCGGTGGAGATCAACCTCGAAGGCATCAACCAGGTCAATGTCAACGCCCGCTACGGCATGGACTTCGCCCAGGCCCTGCGCGCCTTCTTGCGTCAGGACCCGGACGTGATCATGGTCGGCGAGATCCGCGACCTGGAAACCGCCGAGATCGCCATCAAGGCCTCGCAGACCGGCCACCTGGTGCTCTCCACCCTGCACACCAACAGCGCCGCGGAAACCCTGACCCGCCTGCACCACATGGGCGTGGCGGCGTTCAACATCGCGACCTCGATCCACCTGATCATCGCCCAGCGCCTGGCGCGCAAGCTGTGCCCGCACTGCAAGAAGGCCGTGGATGTGCCCCACGACACGCTACTCAAGGAAGGTTTCAGCGAAGCGCAGCTCGGCACCTTCACCCTCTATGCACCGGTGGGTTGCGACCACTGCAATGGCGGCTACCGTGGCCGCGTGGGCATCTACGAGGTGGTGAAAAAGACCCCGCAACTGGAAAAGATCATCATGGAAGAAGGCAACGCCCTGGAGATTTCCGCGCAGATGCGCCGTGACGGCTTCAATGACCTGCGCACCTCCGGCCTGCACAAGGTCATGCAGGGCGTCACCAGCCTGGAAGAAATCAACCGGGTCACCAAGGACTGA
- a CDS encoding type II secretion system F family protein — MAKQAKIVTFTWEGSDRKGNKVSGELEGHNLALVKALLRKQGINPTKVRKKSTSLFGGRGKKIKPLDIAFFSRQMATMMKAGVPLLQAFDIIAEGAEKPAMRSLVEALKQDVAAGNSFATALRRKPQYFDDLYCNLVDAGEQAGALESLLDRVATYKEKTEALKAKIKKAMTYPAAVMVVAFIVSAILLLKVVPQFQSVFQGFGAELPAFTLMVIGLSEIVQEWWLIILIGLVLGIVLFRRGYKQSQAFRDRIDRGLLKVPLIGPLIFKSSVARYARTLATTFAAGVPLVEALDSVAGATGNVVFRNAVNKIKQDVATGMQLNFSMRTVNVFPSLAIQMTAIGEESGALDTMLDKVATYYEDEVDNMVNSLTTLMEPMIMAVLGVIVGGLVIAMYLPIFKLGAAV, encoded by the coding sequence ATGGCCAAGCAAGCCAAAATCGTCACCTTCACCTGGGAAGGCAGCGACCGCAAGGGCAACAAGGTCAGCGGCGAGCTGGAAGGCCACAACCTGGCGCTGGTCAAGGCGCTGCTGCGCAAGCAGGGCATCAACCCTACCAAGGTGCGCAAGAAGAGCACCTCGTTGTTCGGCGGCCGCGGCAAGAAAATCAAACCGCTGGACATCGCCTTCTTCTCACGGCAGATGGCGACCATGATGAAAGCCGGCGTGCCGCTGCTGCAGGCCTTCGACATCATTGCCGAAGGCGCGGAAAAACCGGCCATGCGCAGCCTGGTCGAAGCCCTGAAGCAGGACGTCGCCGCCGGTAACAGCTTCGCCACCGCCCTGCGGCGCAAACCGCAGTACTTCGATGACCTGTACTGCAACCTGGTGGACGCCGGCGAACAGGCCGGTGCGCTGGAAAGCCTGCTCGACCGGGTCGCCACTTACAAGGAAAAGACCGAGGCGCTCAAGGCCAAGATCAAGAAGGCCATGACCTACCCGGCAGCGGTGATGGTGGTGGCGTTCATTGTCTCGGCAATTCTGCTGCTCAAAGTGGTGCCGCAGTTCCAGTCGGTGTTCCAGGGCTTCGGCGCCGAGCTGCCGGCGTTCACCCTGATGGTCATCGGCCTGTCCGAGATCGTCCAGGAATGGTGGCTGATCATCCTCATCGGGCTGGTTCTTGGCATCGTACTGTTCCGCCGCGGCTACAAGCAGTCGCAGGCCTTTCGCGACCGTATCGATCGCGGGCTGCTCAAGGTGCCGCTGATCGGTCCATTGATCTTCAAGTCCTCGGTGGCGCGCTATGCGCGCACCCTGGCCACCACCTTTGCGGCCGGCGTGCCGCTGGTGGAGGCGCTGGACTCGGTGGCCGGCGCCACCGGCAACGTGGTGTTTCGCAATGCGGTGAACAAGATCAAGCAGGACGTCGCCACCGGCATGCAGCTGAATTTCTCGATGCGCACGGTCAATGTGTTCCCCAGCCTGGCCATTCAGATGACCGCCATCGGCGAAGAGTCCGGCGCGCTGGACACCATGCTCGACAAGGTCGCCACCTACTACGAAGACGAGGTCGACAACATGGTCAACAGCCTCACCACACTGATGGAGCCGATGATCATGGCGGTGCTCGGGGTCATCGTCGGCGGCCTGGTGATCGCCATGTACCTGCCGATCTTCAAGCTGGGGGCCGCTGTCTGA
- a CDS encoding A24 family peptidase, translated as MLLVDFFAASPAAFVVFALILGLLVGSFLNVVVHRLPQMMQRDWQVQAREVLELPAEPATPRYDLILPHSHCPHCQHRIRAWENLPVLSWLLLRGRCSACRAPISKRYPLVELACGLLSGLIAWHFGFGWQAAALLPLTWGLLAISLIDADHQLLPDALVLPLLWLGLIVNSFALFTSLSDALWGAVFGYLALWSVFWLFKLLTGKEGMGYGDFKLLAMLGAWGGWQILPLTILLSSLVGAVLGVILMRLRRHEAGQPMPFGPYLAIAGWIALLWGGQITDSYLQFAGFK; from the coding sequence ATGCTCCTGGTCGATTTCTTCGCCGCCTCGCCGGCGGCCTTCGTCGTCTTTGCCCTGATTCTTGGCCTGCTGGTCGGCAGCTTCCTCAACGTGGTGGTGCATCGCCTGCCACAGATGATGCAGCGCGACTGGCAGGTTCAGGCCCGTGAAGTGCTGGAGTTGCCGGCCGAACCCGCCACGCCGCGCTATGACCTGATCCTCCCGCACTCCCACTGCCCGCACTGCCAGCACCGCATTCGCGCCTGGGAGAACCTGCCGGTGCTCAGCTGGCTGCTGCTGCGGGGCCGCTGCTCGGCGTGCCGGGCACCGATCAGCAAACGCTACCCTCTGGTGGAGCTGGCCTGCGGGCTGCTGTCAGGGTTGATCGCCTGGCATTTCGGCTTCGGTTGGCAGGCCGCCGCCCTGCTGCCGCTGACCTGGGGCCTGCTGGCCATTAGCCTGATCGATGCCGATCACCAGTTGCTGCCCGATGCCCTGGTATTGCCCCTGCTGTGGCTGGGCCTGATCGTCAACAGCTTCGCACTGTTCACTTCGCTCAGCGACGCGCTGTGGGGCGCGGTGTTCGGCTACCTGGCGCTGTGGAGCGTGTTCTGGCTGTTCAAGCTGCTCACCGGCAAGGAAGGCATGGGCTATGGCGACTTCAAGCTGCTGGCCATGCTCGGCGCCTGGGGCGGCTGGCAGATCCTGCCACTGACCATCCTGCTGTCGTCACTGGTCGGCGCCGTGCTGGGGGTGATCCTCATGCGTTTGCGCCGCCATGAAGCCGGCCAACCCATGCCCTTCGGTCCCTATCTGGCCATTGCGGGGTGGATCGCCTTGCTGTGGGGTGGTCAAATAACCGACTCCTATCTGCAATTTGCCGGTTTCAAATGA
- the coaE gene encoding dephospho-CoA kinase (Dephospho-CoA kinase (CoaE) performs the final step in coenzyme A biosynthesis.): MTHPVPKPWILGLTGGIGSGKSAAAQCFIDLGIHAVDADHAARWVVEPGRPALASIVEHFGPGVLQASGELDRAALRQLIFSNPEQRRWLEALLHPLVREEIAASLSRATSPYAILVSPLLIESGQYRTTQRVLVIDVPSELQIARTMQRDNTSQAQVEAILQAQAQREERLRHADDVLVNDRDPAWLKSEVERLHHFYLTLTGGH; encoded by the coding sequence ATGACCCACCCCGTTCCAAAACCCTGGATTCTCGGCCTGACCGGCGGCATCGGCAGCGGCAAGAGCGCGGCGGCGCAGTGTTTCATCGACCTGGGCATCCATGCCGTGGATGCCGACCATGCGGCGCGCTGGGTGGTCGAGCCGGGCCGCCCGGCGCTGGCCAGCATCGTCGAGCACTTCGGCCCCGGCGTACTGCAGGCCAGCGGTGAACTCGACCGTGCGGCGCTGCGTCAGCTGATTTTCAGCAACCCCGAGCAACGCCGCTGGCTGGAAGCCCTGCTGCACCCACTGGTGCGCGAAGAGATCGCCGCCAGCCTGAGCCGTGCCACCTCGCCCTATGCCATTCTGGTCTCGCCGCTGCTGATCGAGTCCGGCCAGTACCGGACCACCCAGCGCGTGCTGGTGATCGACGTACCGTCCGAGCTGCAGATCGCCCGCACCATGCAGCGCGACAACACCAGCCAGGCTCAGGTCGAGGCCATCCTCCAGGCCCAGGCACAGCGTGAAGAACGCCTGCGCCACGCCGACGATGTGCTGGTCAACGACCGCGACCCGGCCTGGCTGAAAAGCGAGGTCGAGCGCCTGCACCACTTTTATCTGACCCTGACAGGAGGCCACTGA
- the yacG gene encoding DNA gyrase inhibitor YacG, with the protein MSQPTTVQCPTCGAPVEWSAASPARPFCSDRCKLIDLGAWAAEEHAIPVAPDAEDELFSGDLERPHREH; encoded by the coding sequence ATGAGCCAACCTACCACCGTCCAGTGCCCGACCTGCGGCGCCCCCGTGGAATGGAGCGCCGCCAGCCCGGCCCGTCCATTCTGCTCCGACCGCTGCAAATTGATCGACCTTGGCGCCTGGGCCGCCGAGGAGCATGCCATTCCTGTGGCCCCGGATGCCGAAGACGAGCTGTTCTCCGGCGACCTGGAACGCCCGCACCGCGAGCACTAA
- a CDS encoding DUF1780 domain-containing protein, which yields MDDSDYLRLLTIQAEQANAFLSNARKWERERWVCQRLLQGLNIPYRHEDFLPANQEPPDVLFQDARFEVFFVLDEGRRLNDEWREELQRRRNAFSLSQLVRREAKPKRVPAPALLKRLAPTLSKKASNYRERGLDLGDLDIIAFASLKREALDLNSHFPPPTEYLRQGWRSLSLVGPNFARVLFAHPGAPDFLRTNLGRTVLFDVGISL from the coding sequence ATGGATGATTCCGATTACCTGCGCCTGCTGACGATCCAGGCCGAACAAGCCAATGCGTTCCTGTCCAACGCGCGTAAATGGGAGCGTGAGCGCTGGGTGTGCCAGCGCCTGTTGCAGGGCCTGAACATTCCGTACCGTCATGAGGACTTCCTGCCCGCCAACCAGGAGCCGCCCGACGTGCTGTTCCAGGATGCGCGCTTCGAGGTGTTCTTCGTGCTCGACGAGGGTCGGCGCCTGAATGACGAGTGGCGCGAAGAGCTGCAACGGCGGCGCAACGCGTTCTCGCTGAGCCAGCTGGTGCGCCGCGAAGCCAAGCCCAAGCGCGTGCCCGCCCCTGCCCTGCTCAAGCGCCTGGCGCCGACCCTGAGCAAGAAGGCCAGCAACTACCGCGAGCGCGGCCTGGACCTGGGCGACCTGGACATCATCGCCTTCGCCAGCCTCAAGCGCGAGGCGCTGGACCTCAACAGCCACTTTCCTCCGCCCACCGAATACCTGCGCCAGGGCTGGCGCTCGCTGTCGTTGGTCGGCCCCAACTTCGCACGAGTGCTGTTCGCCCACCCCGGTGCGCCGGACTTCCTGCGCACCAACCTGGGCCGCACCGTGCTGTTCGATGTAGGTATCAGCCTGTGA
- a CDS encoding MOSC domain-containing protein, with protein MSPLQQLLADVPQQGQVRWIGVRPQSRAPMLALDAVEARREAGLTGDHARPGPRNARQVTLMQWEHLAVINALLGRTPENPVLPGDLRRNLVVSGINLFSLKGRRFRIGQAILETTGWCQPCARLEQNLGRGTFQAVRGHGGITARVIQSGIIRLHDSLQVEALPEVL; from the coding sequence ATGAGTCCCTTGCAACAACTGCTCGCCGATGTCCCGCAGCAGGGCCAGGTGCGCTGGATCGGCGTGCGTCCGCAGTCCCGCGCGCCGATGCTGGCGCTGGACGCCGTCGAGGCGCGCCGCGAGGCCGGCCTGACCGGCGACCACGCCCGCCCCGGCCCGCGCAATGCGCGGCAGGTGACACTCATGCAGTGGGAGCATCTGGCAGTGATCAACGCGCTGCTCGGCCGTACGCCGGAAAACCCGGTGCTGCCCGGCGACCTGCGCCGCAATCTGGTGGTCAGCGGCATCAACCTGTTCAGCCTCAAGGGCCGGCGCTTTCGCATTGGCCAGGCGATTCTGGAAACCACCGGCTGGTGCCAGCCGTGCGCACGCCTGGAGCAGAATCTGGGGCGTGGCACCTTCCAGGCGGTACGTGGGCATGGCGGAATCACCGCGCGAGTGATACAAAGCGGAATCATTCGCTTACACGACAGCCTGCAGGTCGAAGCCCTGCCTGAGGTGCTGTAG
- a CDS encoding NAD(P)/FAD-dependent oxidoreductase has translation MTHRIVIVGGGAGGLELATRLGKTLGKKGTASVTLVDANLTHIWKPLLHEVAAGSLNSYEDELNYVAQAKWNHFQFQLGRMTGLDRANRRIHLAATQGEQGEELVPARSLEYDTLVLSVGSTTNDFGTQGAAEHCLFLDSRKQAERFHQQLLNLYLRAHAGQAGRTEEISVAIVGAGATGVELAAELHNAAHELAAYGLGQIKPENLRITVIEAGPRVLPALPERIGSPVHKTLEKLGVTVLTNAAVSEVNADGLVTNNGQVIPAVLKVWAAGIRAPAFLQDIDGLETNRINQLQVLSTLQTTRDENIFAFGDCAACPQKGSDRNVPPRAQAAHQQASLLVKSLRLRIEGKPLPEYTYKDYGSLISLSRFSAVGNLMGNLTGSVMLEGWLARMFYISLYRMHQMALYGPFRTLMLMLGSRLGKGTEPRMKLH, from the coding sequence ATGACACATCGCATTGTTATCGTCGGCGGCGGCGCTGGCGGTCTCGAACTGGCTACCCGCCTGGGCAAGACCCTGGGCAAGAAAGGCACGGCCAGTGTCACGCTGGTGGACGCCAACCTCACCCACATCTGGAAACCGCTGCTGCACGAAGTGGCCGCCGGCTCGCTGAACTCCTACGAGGACGAGCTGAACTACGTGGCGCAGGCCAAGTGGAACCACTTCCAGTTCCAGCTGGGGCGCATGACCGGCCTGGACCGTGCCAACCGGCGCATCCACCTGGCCGCCACCCAAGGTGAACAGGGCGAGGAGCTGGTTCCGGCACGCAGCCTGGAATACGACACCCTGGTGCTTTCGGTGGGCAGCACCACCAACGACTTCGGCACCCAGGGCGCGGCCGAGCACTGCCTGTTCCTCGACTCGCGCAAGCAGGCCGAGCGCTTCCACCAGCAATTGCTCAACCTGTACCTGCGCGCCCATGCCGGCCAGGCCGGGCGCACCGAGGAAATCAGCGTGGCCATCGTCGGCGCCGGTGCCACAGGCGTAGAGCTGGCTGCCGAACTGCACAACGCCGCGCACGAGCTGGCAGCCTATGGCCTGGGGCAGATCAAGCCGGAGAACCTGCGCATCACCGTGATCGAGGCCGGCCCGCGCGTACTGCCGGCGCTGCCCGAGCGCATCGGTTCACCGGTGCACAAGACCCTGGAAAAACTCGGCGTCACGGTACTGACCAACGCGGCCGTCAGCGAAGTGAATGCAGACGGCCTGGTCACCAACAACGGCCAGGTCATTCCGGCCGTGCTCAAGGTCTGGGCCGCCGGCATCCGCGCCCCGGCGTTCCTGCAGGACATCGACGGGCTGGAAACCAACCGCATCAACCAGCTGCAGGTGCTGTCGACCCTGCAGACCACCCGCGACGAAAACATCTTCGCCTTCGGCGACTGCGCCGCCTGCCCGCAGAAAGGCAGCGACCGCAATGTGCCGCCGCGTGCCCAGGCCGCGCACCAGCAGGCCTCGCTGCTGGTCAAATCGCTGCGCCTGCGCATCGAAGGCAAGCCGCTGCCGGAGTACACCTACAAGGACTACGGCTCGCTGATCTCGCTGTCGCGCTTCTCGGCGGTGGGCAATCTGATGGGCAACCTGACCGGCAGCGTCATGCTTGAAGGCTGGCTGGCGCGGATGTTCTACATTTCCTTGTACCGCATGCACCAGATGGCCCTGTACGGGCCATTCCGCACGCTGATGCTGATGCTCGGCAGCCGCCTCGGCAAAGGCACCGAACCGCGCATGAAGCTGCACTGA